A region from the Rufibacter sp. DG15C genome encodes:
- a CDS encoding HupE/UreJ family protein has protein sequence MSSVFYTYLQLGFHHIFNLQAYDHMVFVLAMCALYTGQEWRRILALVTSFTLGHSITLALSTLEVITFNTALIELLIPVTILLTCLYNLTQMDKNKRKGSVVLSWSNFFAVAFGLIHGMGFSNYLKSLLGKGENIVLELFAFNVGIEIGQLLIVALILLVSTILVNVFSVGRRDWVLGVSAAAGAIALMLILEQDFSAIL, from the coding sequence GTGTCTTCGGTTTTTTACACGTATCTTCAGTTAGGCTTCCACCATATTTTCAACCTGCAGGCGTATGACCACATGGTCTTTGTGCTGGCCATGTGCGCGCTCTATACCGGGCAGGAGTGGCGAAGAATCCTTGCCTTGGTCACCAGTTTCACGCTGGGGCATTCCATTACCTTGGCCTTGTCTACGCTAGAGGTGATAACGTTTAATACGGCCTTGATTGAGTTGTTGATTCCGGTGACCATTCTGCTCACGTGTCTGTACAACCTCACGCAGATGGATAAAAACAAACGCAAGGGTTCAGTGGTACTTAGTTGGAGCAACTTCTTTGCGGTGGCTTTCGGGCTGATTCATGGCATGGGCTTCTCCAATTACCTCAAGTCCCTGCTGGGCAAAGGCGAAAATATTGTGCTGGAGCTGTTTGCCTTCAACGTGGGCATTGAAATTGGCCAGTTGCTGATTGTAGCCCTAATTCTATTGGTGAGCACCATTTTGGTGAATGTGTTTAGCGTGGGTAGAAGAGACTGGGTGTTGGGGGTGAGTGCGGCCGCCGGGGCCATTGCCCTCATGCTCATTCTGGAGCAGGACTTTTCGGCTATTTTATAG